The genome window TAAAGATATTTGAGTAACGAATCActttatttttccttttcagAGGAAAATGTTGTTTGTTTAATCGTTTTCACACTAgaaataacaaattcaaattggaAACTGTACAGTCGTGTCCCAGTTTactgtaataataaaaataaaaaatgagataCAATTACAGGAACAGGAGGGAAAACTTACTCCGCCCATAAATTTTTTCGTAACCTCATGATTCTTATTGTAGCTGGAGATTGGAATTTTTCTCATATTTTAGAGAACTTGTACGCGTATACTGCGTGTCTGTTTAAAAATtgtggtttaaaaaaaaattaaaaatgaaatgtgaatttttacaaattgttgtTTGGACGAGTGGAAAATATGAGGGtggtttaatttattattcttgaCGTAGGAGGCATTAACTGGCAAATAAAAACACTCtggtcatttatttattgacacTAACATATGTGAAAGGTCCTTGTTTTTATTAGTCGGTCAATTATTTCAATAAGTTTTCttaatttcttaattaattcTGAAGTCATACAGTTGTCTGCATCAGGTAAATCTATAAATCAcagttattaaatttaatctaacTCAAAAAATAACCTAGACATCATcgtttttagtgcaaaaataACTTCGCATCTCGCTGGTTTTGGCAAAACATATATTTGTAGTTTTCTTCATTAATGCTACATATACAGTCGTGTAGTTTTTTGCATTCGATTGACCACAATTAGATCTACTAAATACTGTTTTTAAATTCGATCTAGCTCAAACAGTAACAAACATatagtaatttttatgtaaaatatatcccggcgcctccaccatttctgCAAAACATATGTTCACTGTTTTCTTGACTAGTTccaaaaacataataaataaatccgtTTTTTGGTTTCAAATGACAACAACTACACCCATTTAAAActgtgatttaatttgatctGGCTCACAAATTAATAGCGATAtagtaatttttcttttaaagtatcccggcgcctccaccatttttacaaaacagaTGTTTGCTATTTTCTTAGCTTATGCTACAGATAGAATGAATCAGTTTTTCTACGTTCGACTCTTCTCTATTTAATCTATTAAACACAATTTGTAAATCTTACTTATGGCAATAGCTTTTTGGGGCTGTGAGGAACTACTTTTATTGACTATTTGTCGCGTGGACACAGTGTAATAGGTAGAATAGTTCACAATTAACTGCAAAAGTCCGCAAAATTGTCAAGGAACAAAGTAGAGGAAAATTCAAATGAGATCTGTTCCCTCGGGATAACGGTCCGGAACACAAGAGTTGCATTTCTATCTCTGTTGTCTGTAATATGGTTTCAAAATATTGGAGTAACCTACCTCTTCGTCAGATCCATCCCTcagtaatttaaaaactttattaatctttttggaCAGCTATATAGCGTTTGTAAGTagcgaaaaaattaatatgtatttaaataagCATCAAAACGAGTAATTTGATAATAAGATGTTATTACACTATGCTGCAGGATTTCTTCGacgacaaatattgttttatgAGGTTTCCAGCCCTCGCTGAATGTAAGTACATTTTCATGAAACATAAATATCCATCCCCCGAgtcattttgcatttttagcTAGATCCTCGTCTAATGTAAAATTAGTTCCAGCGGTGAAGgtggaaaaatgttaaaacttaagttttaaattaccgagcttagttgaaaaaaaaatgcagaaACTTTTATGAAACCATCCGTCGCTGCAAATGTGATTCAGTACGGAGCTGCATCGTAGTTATTAGACGAGCTGCGCTAGAAATGCAGTTATTTCGCTCTGGTGAATTTCACGTCGGTGGTTTTTCGACAACAATCCAATTTAATTATTCCTGCAAGAACATGTGGTTAAATTTTCAGCGCTTGGtgcaagaaaattaaaatagtcgCGTTTTCCAGCTCgccaaaaaaactgtaataattcGTGAAGAGGCGGTTAGGTTTGCGCCATTTATGACAGTCGAGTCCTAAATTAAAAGAGTCGGAGTAAAAGCGCCTTAAAAGTAGATTATTAAAGCGATGCACTCTTCATTATTGTCGCCATCTCTTTGTGGGGTTGATGCCGAAAGCGCGATTTTTAGCGAGCGttagttttaaataaacacatcACCGGACGGTCACATTAAAGGGCGCTTTCCCTGAAAAtcttgataaaaatgtttcggAACTGGCTCGGCAAATGCTTTTGACAGCAATCGGCAATGTATCACAAACACCAACCAAAAGacctgaaaataataatatatagcGCCTGACACATTGTCACGTGTGATTAATTGATGGCTGCTTTTAAAGTCTGCCTCCCTTTATATTACAACAAACCATCTCGAAACAAAacctttcaaaaaaataaaactcgtccgatcaaaacaattttatttccatCGACTCCACATCATTAACcctcacaataaataaatgatgcTTTAATGCCCCAAAGCTGCGGCGAAAGCTCGGGCGTGTTCCAGCTTTGCAGCGGCCACCTCGGGTGTATCAGCGGGAACTTGGCCCCAGTGAACCAAGGGCTGAACAGGTGGAGCAACAGTCGTCGTCGACGGCTCCAACGAATTCACGGCTTCCTGGTACGCCAGCAGATACGCTTTCACCGCATCTGAAATTTCCGGAGTAAGCTTGACCGCAACATCTTCAGCTCCAGTAGAATCTTCGCGCGGAAGCTCAGGCAAAACGGAGCGCACCTTCGCGTACACTTCAGAGTGCAATTTCCTGGCGGCAGCAACTTCAGCAGTATCTTCCACATTCTGACCCAGTTTGTGGTCGGCGTAAGGACCGGTCCAGGCGGTCTGAGCAGTCGTAGATTCAACTGGTCTGACTGGAGCGACTTCAGGAACAATCAAGTTGCGAGCTTGCTGAAGAATCATTCGTTCTCTCATGAGAACATCTTCAGTTGGTAGTAATTGCTTGTTGGTGTAGATGTCGAGGTGTCGGCTTCTTGCAGCGGCGACTTCCGGAGTGTCTTCCACCGCCTGCGACAGAGGACCACGACGCGCCTGAGCGATATGATCTTCGGCTTCGACGGGTAGTTCAGGGAGCGCCGCGCGGATCGCTTCCAAAGTTTCGATGTGTCGGAGCTTGGCGGCGGCCACTTCGGGGGTGTCTTCCACCACCTGGCCCAGCTTGTGGTCGGCGAAGGGACCTTTCCAGGTCTCCGCCGCCGAAATGGCGAGCAGTAGCGACAGAACGAGCTGCAATTGGGAGTTTGAGAAGTCTTATTAGGAAAGTGGTGGAACTTACGAGTTGGCACGTGTGCATGATGGATTGTTGGGTCGATGTGACGAAAGATCgtccgatttttttatttatattgtgGGGACAAGGTCGGTGAAAAAGTGTGCTTTAGATAGGAACAGCACAACTTTCGTTGGAATTATTCGACAACGCCAACAGCGATATTCAATTGAGCATTCGTCTATTTATTAGCGTTGTAACCGGAgcgattaaattaatttaaacccAGACAGAACGCATATTATAACACAGAATCtctcaataatttatttgttcggTCGGATGAAAGCACACGTTTACAATTTCAGTCCATGATCGCACAAAACTAACGTTTCAATAATGCAACTACAAAATTACATTAGCTCGACTTGTAGGATTGCTTCTCAACCACGTGAAGAGGCAAGTTTGTCGCACGTACTCGGAACCCCTTTGAATCTGCAATATATTCTACATGCTGGATTATCCCGTTTGGATCCAAGTAATCATAAAAGCCCCTGGTAACACCATCTGGATCTCGACTTTCTTCTCTAACTACGTTTCCAGCGTTGTAACTGAAACCTTGTCGACTTGTTCCATCTTGTTTAGTTAAGGAAACTGCAATCAAAAGAACCAGCAATTTCTAAAAAGGGGTGAAACGAATCTGACTTTAATGGAAACTCACCAACATCGTGCACCGCCTTTGTTTAAGAATTTGATAACACTTTGCATTTTCCATCATTATATACCCAAGTGTTTCAAGGTAAATGCTCCCTGCAAGCGTTTATTAAATTACACGAGCGGTTTTCTCAAAAGcgagaataaaaaatacaaaattattcatctGCACCCCCGTACTTTATCCTGAAAAAACTGAATTACACagcttttctccctccacctcgcactgaattttattaaaaggcTACATTCACGAAACTTGACACCGACGCTACATTAACtaaaaagcaatacaaataTTGAGGATCCTTTGACTCACTAATCCTTTTAAATAAAGGCTGCAGCTCATTCGATTTCAAACGAGACTGGATAATGTCTTGGCAAAAACTTCCAGAAAATAATTATCCGACAAGATTTTTCCATTAGGTGTGATGGCAGTAGCGACAGTAACTGAGTAAAATCTGTTTGCTGTTGCTAGGTCACAGCAATTAATAACAGCAATTATATTAACCGTTCTTCAGTTTGGAGATTGCCGGAATTTTCCGGGTCCCAATTCATTTGTTTACTTGTAGCCAATTATTACGGCCATCAGAGTGTGAAGCACGGCatgattattaaaattcatATTCGGAGCTCATGTCATTCACGCATTATATCGGCCCGGCCTAATAAATCATCGGACTCGgaatcgaaacaaatttgtgtTCGCAGAAACCATTAAAATCGCGATAAAATCGAATCTTTGTAAACTTCAAcaaagtaattattttcagattttaacCGGGCTCGTATTGGGGATATCCCCCCGGTCCCGGGAGGAGGAATTAGTGTCTGACACACTTACACCCGAAATGTTTCCTCTGGGGCTTGCGAATTTACCATTTACTTCGCTCTGAAGACTTGTCACGAAATATAATGGTTCGATAACAAATTCATATTCAGGCCGACGAGCCTCCGGAAATGTTCATAAATTCGAGTGCGTATCGACAATTAGTGGCGATGACATTCCGAAGAGGGAAAGTGGAGGAACTTCGTCAAGGTGACGTCGGCAGTCAAACGGCGAGTTTAGCACGTCGCGGAGACAATCGATGGGGGCGGGGGCCGCCGCCGGAGATGGCTGAAATGTGATCGCACACGACACGAATTAATCGCGCCGCGGAAAAATTGCTGTTTATATGTTTTGGACTTGTACAGTCGTGTTGCAGCGAATGCAAACATTCCACTCTGCTTCCCccattaaatcaaaataataatataaacacGCACGTTTTacatttgcaattttattacATCGATAATGCGCTACATATTTATGCCCTGCTTAATTAACGCTTTTCGAAAACCTTGGATTTTTTA of Tenebrio molitor chromosome 6, icTenMoli1.1, whole genome shotgun sequence contains these proteins:
- the LOC138133709 gene encoding uncharacterized protein yields the protein MHTCQLLVLSLLLAISAAETWKGPFADHKLGQVVEDTPEVAAAKLRHIETLEAIRAALPELPVEAEDHIAQARRGPLSQAVEDTPEVAAARSRHLDIYTNKQLLPTEDVLMRERMILQQARNLIVPEVAPVRPVESTTAQTAWTGPYADHKLGQNVEDTAEVAAARKLHSEVYAKVRSVLPELPREDSTGAEDVAVKLTPEISDAVKAYLLAYQEAVNSLEPSTTTVAPPVQPLVHWGQVPADTPEVAAAKLEHARAFAAALGH